From a region of the Mycobacterium intracellulare ATCC 13950 genome:
- a CDS encoding MMPL/RND family transporter translates to MTTQGTRPPRIARNIRRFSALIIIGWVALTLLVTFGVPRLEIVGQQHSVPLAPQDAPAVQAMQRMGRDFKESDSDSFAMLVIEGQQQLGDSAHAYYDKLVRELKSDTKHIEHVQDLWGDRLTAAGAQSPDGKAVYVQLNLAGNQGTTQGQESVAAIRDIIARTPPPPGIQAYVTGPAALFSDMQLAGDRSILKMTMIGALIIFIVLLFVYRSVITVILLLLTVGVEVFAARGVIAFIADHNFIALSTFAVNLLVALAMAAGTDYAIFFFGRYQEARQAGEDRETAFFTTYRSVSPVVLGSGLTIAGAMLCLSFTRMPIFQTMGLPCSLGMLISVLIALTLVPAVLTVGGGVGLFDPKRTIGFGRWRRIGTAIVRWPAPILCATIAIAIVGLATLPGYKTSYNNRLYMPNSVPANVGYAAADRHFNQSRMMPEIVMIEADHDMRNSADFLVLHRLAKAVFGVHGISRVQGITRPEGTPIQHTSIPFLLSMQQAMMSQDIKYMQLRMDDMLVQADMMAKQIEIMKRIYELQSRMTDITHDTIEKTKEMAEVIYDLRGHVSDFEDFFRPLRNYFYWEKHCYDIPICWSLRSIFDTLDGIDTLSDKLTDLLKDLDNMDKLMPQLLEQYPPMIAMSEDMRQMMLTNHSTMSGIIGQMDSNNKDAVAMGEAFDASKNDDSFYLPPDIFENADFKKAMSQFLSPDGKAARFIISHRGDPATSESVARIDKIRQAAEEALKNTPLENAKINIAGTASTFKDFRDGSTYDLLIAGVGALCLIFIIMLIITRSFIAALVIVGTVTLSLGASFGLSVLIWQYIFGIELYWMVLPMSVIVLLAVGSDYNLLLVSRMKEEIAAGINTGIIRAMGGTGKVVTNAGLVFAFTMASMVVSDLRIIGQVGTTIGLGLMFDTLIVRSFMTPTIAALLGRWFWWPLLVRPRPASLLLRSVGTRPSVRTLLREDDDADAPTAEIPIARPTV, encoded by the coding sequence ATGACGACCCAAGGAACTCGGCCTCCCCGCATCGCGCGGAACATCCGTCGCTTTTCGGCGCTCATCATCATCGGGTGGGTAGCGCTGACCCTGCTGGTGACCTTCGGCGTCCCGCGGCTCGAGATCGTGGGCCAACAGCATTCGGTGCCGCTGGCCCCACAGGACGCCCCGGCCGTCCAGGCCATGCAGCGCATGGGCCGGGACTTCAAGGAATCGGACTCCGACAGCTTCGCGATGCTGGTGATCGAGGGGCAGCAGCAGCTCGGCGACTCGGCACACGCCTACTACGACAAGTTGGTTCGCGAGCTCAAGAGCGACACCAAGCACATCGAGCACGTGCAGGATTTGTGGGGAGACCGCCTCACCGCGGCGGGTGCCCAGAGTCCCGACGGCAAGGCCGTCTATGTGCAGTTGAACCTGGCGGGCAATCAGGGCACCACGCAGGGTCAGGAATCCGTGGCGGCGATCCGCGACATCATCGCGCGGACGCCACCGCCTCCCGGCATTCAGGCCTATGTCACCGGCCCGGCGGCGCTTTTTTCCGATATGCAGCTCGCCGGTGACCGATCCATTCTGAAGATGACGATGATCGGCGCCTTGATCATTTTCATCGTGCTGCTTTTCGTGTACCGCTCGGTCATCACCGTCATTCTTTTGTTGCTGACGGTGGGCGTCGAAGTTTTTGCCGCGCGGGGTGTCATCGCCTTTATCGCCGATCACAACTTCATTGCCCTGTCGACGTTTGCCGTGAACTTGCTGGTCGCGCTGGCGATGGCCGCCGGGACCGACTACGCCATTTTCTTCTTCGGCCGCTATCAAGAGGCGCGCCAGGCCGGCGAGGACCGGGAAACCGCGTTTTTCACCACCTATCGCAGCGTCTCCCCCGTGGTCCTGGGTTCGGGTCTGACGATCGCCGGGGCGATGTTGTGCCTGAGCTTCACCCGCATGCCCATCTTCCAAACCATGGGTCTGCCTTGCTCTTTGGGCATGCTGATTTCGGTCCTGATCGCTTTGACGCTGGTTCCGGCGGTTCTGACCGTCGGCGGTGGTGTCGGGTTATTCGACCCGAAGCGCACGATCGGGTTCGGCCGCTGGCGCCGCATCGGCACGGCAATCGTCCGCTGGCCCGCACCTATCCTGTGCGCGACGATAGCGATCGCCATTGTCGGCCTGGCCACTTTGCCCGGATACAAGACGAGCTACAACAACCGGTTGTACATGCCCAACAGCGTTCCCGCCAACGTCGGGTACGCGGCCGCCGATCGTCATTTCAATCAATCGCGGATGATGCCCGAAATCGTGATGATCGAGGCCGATCACGACATGCGGAATTCGGCGGACTTCCTGGTGCTGCACAGGCTTGCCAAGGCAGTCTTCGGGGTTCACGGTATTTCTCGGGTGCAGGGCATCACGCGGCCGGAGGGAACGCCGATCCAGCACACGTCGATTCCGTTTTTGCTCAGCATGCAACAGGCGATGATGAGCCAGGACATCAAGTACATGCAGCTGCGTATGGATGACATGCTCGTCCAGGCGGACATGATGGCGAAACAAATCGAGATCATGAAGCGCATCTACGAATTGCAATCGCGCATGACCGACATCACGCACGATACCATCGAGAAGACCAAGGAAATGGCCGAAGTCATTTATGACCTACGAGGCCATGTGTCCGACTTCGAGGATTTTTTCCGGCCGCTGCGCAACTACTTCTATTGGGAAAAGCATTGCTATGACATCCCGATATGCTGGTCATTGAGAAGCATATTCGACACGCTCGACGGCATCGATACACTCAGCGACAAACTGACGGATCTTCTCAAAGATCTCGACAATATGGACAAGCTGATGCCGCAGCTGCTCGAGCAGTACCCGCCGATGATCGCCATGTCGGAGGACATGCGACAGATGATGCTGACCAATCACAGCACCATGTCCGGGATCATCGGCCAGATGGACAGCAATAACAAGGACGCCGTTGCCATGGGCGAGGCGTTCGACGCCTCCAAGAATGATGACTCGTTCTACCTGCCGCCGGACATCTTCGAGAATGCGGACTTCAAGAAAGCGATGAGCCAATTCTTGTCGCCCGATGGAAAGGCCGCCCGCTTCATCATTTCCCACCGCGGCGACCCGGCAACGTCCGAAAGCGTGGCCCGCATCGACAAGATCAGGCAGGCGGCTGAAGAAGCCCTCAAGAACACGCCGCTGGAAAACGCCAAGATCAATATCGCGGGCACCGCGTCGACCTTCAAGGACTTCCGGGACGGTTCGACCTACGACCTCTTGATCGCCGGCGTCGGCGCGCTGTGTCTGATCTTCATCATCATGCTCATCATCACCCGAAGCTTTATCGCCGCCCTCGTCATCGTGGGCACGGTGACCCTGTCCTTGGGCGCCTCGTTCGGGTTGTCGGTGCTGATCTGGCAGTACATCTTCGGCATCGAGCTGTATTGGATGGTGCTGCCGATGTCGGTCATCGTCTTGCTGGCGGTCGGCTCGGACTACAACCTGCTGCTGGTGTCCCGCATGAAAGAGGAAATAGCCGCCGGCATCAATACCGGCATCATTCGGGCGATGGGCGGCACCGGGAAGGTCGTGACGAACGCGGGCCTGGTGTTCGCATTCACCATGGCATCGATGGTGGTCAGCGACTTGCGCATCATTGGTCAGGTGGGTACCACGATCGGGCTGGGTCTGATGTTCGACACCTTGATCGTGCGCTCGTTCATGACGCCTACCATCGCTGCCCTGCTCGGGCGGTGGTTCTGGTGGCCGCTGTTGGTTCGGCCGCGGCCGGCAAGCCTGCTGCTCCGCTCGGTGGGCACGCGCCCCTCGGTGCGCACCCTGCTGCGCGAGGACGACGACGCGGACGCCCCCACGGCCGAGATCCCGATTGCCAGGCCGACCGTCTAG
- a CDS encoding daunorubicin resistance protein DrrA family ABC transporter ATP-binding protein codes for MSPLAIEVVGLTKTFGRDTIALNGVDFSVQAGTVCGLLGHNGAGKTTTINILSTLIRPSSGRASVAGYDLARQPAEVRASIGMAGQFTGMDPMLTGRENLVLFGRLRGLNRRQAKARADELLEQFDLTAAADRRMSTYSGGMFRRVDLASALVVPPQVLFLDEPTTGLDPRSRRDVWALVSSLTVEGITVLLTTQYLEEADVLSDSIVVIDHGQVIASGTAEELKRAVGASYCQVTPANPADLPRVAEALTGLDGVDIDTDSSSVSVFAPDGVATLVEVFRRVDALGLELADISLRKPSLDEAFLHLTEQTAIRP; via the coding sequence GTGAGCCCACTTGCTATTGAGGTTGTAGGCCTCACAAAGACATTCGGGCGAGACACGATCGCGCTCAATGGCGTGGACTTCTCGGTTCAGGCCGGGACGGTGTGCGGGCTGCTGGGCCATAATGGCGCCGGCAAGACCACCACGATCAACATCCTGTCCACGTTGATTCGCCCCAGTTCGGGTCGCGCCAGCGTTGCCGGGTATGACCTCGCGCGCCAGCCCGCCGAGGTGCGGGCCAGCATCGGAATGGCTGGACAGTTCACCGGAATGGATCCCATGCTGACGGGCCGGGAGAACCTGGTGTTGTTTGGCCGGCTGCGCGGATTGAATCGGCGACAGGCGAAGGCGCGCGCCGACGAACTGCTTGAGCAGTTCGACCTGACTGCCGCCGCCGACCGTCGGATGTCGACCTACTCCGGCGGCATGTTTCGGCGCGTCGATTTGGCCAGTGCGTTGGTGGTGCCGCCGCAGGTGCTCTTCCTGGACGAACCGACCACCGGGCTGGACCCACGCAGCCGCCGTGACGTATGGGCCCTGGTGAGTTCGCTGACTGTGGAGGGCATCACGGTGCTGCTGACCACGCAGTACCTGGAAGAGGCCGACGTGTTGAGCGACTCGATCGTCGTCATCGACCACGGGCAGGTGATCGCCAGCGGCACCGCCGAGGAACTCAAGCGCGCAGTGGGTGCCAGCTACTGCCAGGTGACGCCAGCCAATCCCGCCGATCTCCCCCGCGTCGCCGAAGCGCTTACCGGCCTCGACGGCGTCGATATCGACACCGACTCGAGTTCGGTGTCGGTGTTCGCGCCCGACGGCGTGGCGACGTTGGTCGAAGTATTCCGTCGGGTCGACGCGCTCGGGCTCGAACTCGCGGATATCTCGCTGCGTAAGCCCTCGCTCGACGAAGCATTCCTACACCTCACCGAGCAGACCGCAATCCGGCCATGA
- a CDS encoding ABC transporter permease gives MSALAALTERSLMSAARDGEMIFEVLSPAAYLAGFSVALHGLIDTGSVSYTQYFLPAVVAQSMIFVGLMTADRAARDRLYGLGERIRTLPVAAAATVTARVAATLMRGTLCLVVAMVAGYAFGFRLTGGLGNAIAFLIIALLLCLAVTLGADALGSRAQTVQGASHLLFVPQLLLFMLSTGIAPEKTFPGWLRPYVRNQPVSQFAETLRGLASGHVIFSNMAATLAWCLGMVLVFGTLTLRMQRRG, from the coding sequence ATGAGCGCCCTTGCCGCCCTCACCGAACGGTCGCTGATGTCAGCGGCACGCGACGGTGAGATGATCTTTGAAGTCCTTTCCCCCGCAGCGTATTTGGCGGGGTTCAGTGTGGCGCTACACGGCCTGATCGACACTGGGTCCGTCAGTTATACGCAGTACTTTCTGCCCGCGGTGGTCGCCCAGTCGATGATTTTCGTAGGGTTGATGACGGCGGATCGTGCTGCGCGTGACCGTCTGTATGGGCTCGGTGAGCGAATACGGACCCTGCCGGTCGCAGCGGCAGCCACGGTGACCGCCCGCGTAGCAGCCACTCTGATGCGGGGCACGCTCTGCCTCGTAGTGGCGATGGTGGCCGGCTATGCGTTCGGTTTCCGCTTAACCGGTGGATTGGGCAACGCGATAGCTTTCCTGATCATTGCGCTGCTGCTGTGCTTAGCCGTAACGCTCGGCGCCGACGCGCTGGGATCGCGCGCACAAACTGTCCAAGGCGCCAGTCACCTCCTCTTCGTGCCCCAACTGTTGTTGTTCATGCTGTCCACCGGGATCGCCCCCGAGAAAACCTTCCCCGGCTGGTTGCGCCCCTATGTTCGCAACCAGCCGGTGTCACAGTTCGCCGAAACATTGCGTGGCCTGGCGAGCGGGCATGTGATATTTAGCAATATGGCAGCCACTCTGGCGTGGTGTTTGGGCATGGTGCTGGTCTTTGGGACGCTTACGTTGCGGATGCAGAGGCGTGGCTAG
- a CDS encoding ABC transporter permease: MTHRLETQGSLVTESWVQAARLLLRWRRDQAVLMGSLLLPVFLLFCYQIVLGEQVHKVTGVDSVYGVVPMCAVISALFGSLGNSVGITMDRESRLISRMWILPIHRASALIGWLTAEVVRAFIGTILITVIGLGLGLRFNQGWLAALLFVLIPSVVVSGFTALVMALAVRNNGRTAMTWLLGLTFTMAFVNPGATPISTFPGWVRPLIRMQPISPPIETMRALAYGGPLALPFAITVAWAVVLLAVFIPVAVRGYRLAAEASA; this comes from the coding sequence GTGACGCATCGACTCGAGACCCAGGGGTCGTTGGTGACCGAGAGTTGGGTGCAGGCCGCTCGGCTCCTTCTCAGGTGGCGGCGCGACCAAGCGGTCCTAATGGGGTCGCTGTTGCTCCCAGTCTTCCTCTTGTTCTGCTACCAAATCGTGCTAGGCGAGCAGGTGCACAAAGTCACCGGCGTCGACAGCGTTTACGGCGTGGTCCCCATGTGCGCGGTGATATCCGCTTTGTTCGGCTCGCTTGGCAATTCCGTCGGCATCACCATGGACCGCGAGTCGCGGCTGATCAGCCGGATGTGGATTCTGCCGATACATCGGGCGAGCGCGCTCATCGGGTGGTTAACCGCCGAGGTCGTGCGGGCATTTATCGGCACGATCCTCATTACCGTGATCGGGCTCGGGTTAGGGCTCCGCTTTAATCAGGGCTGGCTTGCGGCATTGCTTTTTGTTCTGATCCCGTCGGTCGTGGTGAGCGGGTTCACTGCGTTGGTGATGGCACTGGCTGTCCGCAACAACGGTCGGACCGCAATGACGTGGTTGTTGGGACTCACATTCACCATGGCGTTCGTCAACCCGGGCGCGACTCCAATCAGCACATTCCCGGGCTGGGTCCGTCCTTTGATCCGCATGCAACCAATCTCGCCACCCATTGAGACGATGCGAGCATTGGCTTACGGGGGGCCGCTCGCGTTGCCGTTCGCGATAACCGTTGCCTGGGCAGTCGTGCTGCTCGCGGTGTTCATTCCGGTAGCCGTGCGCGGCTATCGGCTGGCCGCCGAAGCCAGCGCTTAG
- a CDS encoding glycosyltransferase family 2 protein has product MSAPTFSIIVPTFNSAATLQACIESIARQTYTDYELVLVDGASTDGTLDIANGFGADLGERLVIHSGPDQGPYDAMNRGVGMATGEWVLFLGSDDTLLESATLELVAAFIRGHEPSDLVYGDVVMRSTGARHAGAFDLDRLLFETNLCHQSIFYRRKLFDGIGPYSLRYPVWADWDFNIRCFSNPALVTRYMDIVIAEYNDMTGLSMRQSTDKEFRKRLPMYFWVAAWETCGRMLVFFRKKENRRLALRALMIRSRAASKARAQQ; this is encoded by the coding sequence ATGAGTGCACCAACGTTTTCGATCATCGTCCCCACGTTCAACTCGGCCGCGACTCTACAGGCGTGCATCGAAAGCATTGCCCGCCAGACGTACACCGACTACGAACTGGTACTCGTAGACGGCGCTTCGACAGATGGAACCCTCGACATCGCGAATGGTTTTGGCGCTGACCTTGGTGAACGCCTGGTCATCCACAGCGGCCCAGACCAAGGCCCCTACGACGCCATGAATCGTGGCGTCGGAATGGCCACCGGGGAATGGGTGCTCTTCCTGGGATCCGATGACACCCTGCTGGAGTCGGCCACTCTGGAGCTTGTGGCCGCCTTCATTCGCGGGCATGAGCCCAGCGACCTGGTCTATGGCGATGTCGTCATGCGCTCAACCGGAGCCCGACACGCCGGCGCCTTCGATCTCGATCGTCTGCTGTTTGAGACGAACCTGTGCCACCAGTCAATCTTCTACCGCCGCAAGCTCTTTGACGGCATCGGTCCCTACAGCTTGCGCTATCCGGTTTGGGCTGATTGGGATTTCAACATCCGCTGCTTCTCCAACCCGGCGCTGGTGACCCGATACATGGACATCGTCATCGCGGAATACAACGACATGACCGGGCTCAGTATGAGGCAGAGCACCGATAAAGAATTCAGAAAGAGGCTGCCGATGTATTTTTGGGTGGCCGCCTGGGAGACGTGCGGCCGGATGCTGGTGTTCTTCCGGAAAAAAGAGAACCGGCGACTGGCGTTGCGCGCCTTGATGATCAGGTCCAGAGCCGCATCGAAGGCGCGGGCACAGCAGTAG
- a CDS encoding FkbM family methyltransferase, which translates to MQLLDQVRLIARAAPSELLRYFSERNWKRKFVKQLESLNVNVVFDIGSNTGQYAAGLRKAGYQGRMISFEPLSQPFATLERRASKDPLWDCRRHALGDADGTVSVNIAGNAAQSSSVLPMLKSHQDAFPPANYVGVEDVAVYRLDSVASEILRPTDVTFLKIDVQGFEKQVLAGSETTLANSCVGMQLELSFLPLYEGSMLIPEALEWAYSMGFTLTGLLPCFIDPRDGRMLQADGVFLREKD; encoded by the coding sequence ATGCAATTGCTGGATCAGGTTCGTTTGATCGCGCGTGCCGCGCCTTCCGAATTGTTGCGCTACTTCTCCGAACGCAATTGGAAACGCAAGTTCGTCAAACAACTCGAATCGCTTAATGTGAATGTAGTTTTCGACATAGGCTCAAACACGGGGCAATACGCTGCCGGCCTCCGCAAAGCGGGCTACCAGGGTCGCATGATCTCGTTCGAACCCCTCTCGCAGCCTTTTGCGACGTTGGAAAGAAGGGCGTCAAAGGATCCACTTTGGGATTGCCGGAGGCACGCGCTGGGGGACGCCGACGGCACAGTGTCGGTGAATATCGCAGGCAATGCTGCTCAGAGTAGTTCCGTGTTGCCGATGCTGAAAAGCCATCAAGATGCCTTTCCGCCAGCGAATTACGTTGGCGTCGAAGACGTCGCCGTGTATCGGCTTGACTCTGTGGCGTCAGAAATTTTGCGGCCAACCGATGTGACTTTCCTGAAGATCGACGTCCAAGGTTTCGAGAAGCAAGTGCTCGCCGGTAGTGAAACGACGCTCGCCAACAGTTGTGTGGGCATGCAACTCGAACTTTCTTTTCTGCCCTTGTATGAAGGGAGCATGCTTATCCCGGAAGCGCTCGAGTGGGCCTATTCCATGGGTTTCACGCTAACCGGATTACTACCCTGTTTTATCGACCCGCGGGACGGCCGGATGCTGCAGGCAGACGGTGTATTCTTGCGTGAGAAGGATTGA
- a CDS encoding GDP-L-fucose synthase family protein, giving the protein MNSAPGVLDRTSPVYIAGHRGLVGSALVRRFQSEGFTNLLVRSHSELDLMDRAATFDFVLESRPQIVIDAAARVGGIMANDTYPADFLSENLQIQVNLLDAAVAARVPRLLFLGSSCIYPKFAPQPIQESALLTGPLEPTNDAYAIAKIAGILQVQAVRRQYGLSWISAMPTNLYGPDDNFSPSGSHLLPALIRRYEEAKASGAPSVTNWGTGTPQRELLHVDDLANACLYLLEHFDGPDHVNVGTGVDHSISEIAEMVAAAVGYAGETRWDQTKPDGTPRKLLDVSALRGLGWQPKISLRDGIEATVAWYRANAAAARQ; this is encoded by the coding sequence ATGAACTCTGCACCGGGCGTCCTTGACCGCACTTCGCCGGTATACATCGCAGGGCACCGCGGCTTGGTCGGCTCCGCCTTGGTCCGCAGATTTCAGTCCGAAGGGTTCACGAATCTTCTTGTGCGGTCGCACAGTGAGCTCGACTTGATGGACCGGGCCGCAACGTTTGACTTCGTTCTCGAGTCAAGGCCGCAGATCGTCATCGATGCCGCGGCCAGGGTCGGTGGCATCATGGCCAATGACACCTATCCCGCCGATTTCCTGTCCGAAAACCTGCAGATCCAGGTCAACCTGCTCGACGCCGCGGTGGCGGCGAGGGTGCCACGGTTGCTGTTCCTCGGCTCCTCCTGCATCTACCCGAAATTCGCTCCTCAGCCGATCCAGGAGAGCGCGCTGCTCACCGGCCCCCTGGAGCCGACAAACGACGCCTATGCGATTGCAAAGATCGCGGGAATCCTTCAGGTGCAAGCGGTTCGGCGTCAATATGGCTTGTCGTGGATTTCGGCGATGCCAACCAATCTCTATGGACCCGACGACAATTTTTCTCCTTCGGGTTCGCACCTGCTGCCGGCGCTCATCCGCAGATACGAGGAGGCGAAGGCAAGCGGAGCCCCAAGCGTGACGAACTGGGGCACCGGCACCCCACAGCGAGAGTTGTTGCATGTCGATGACTTAGCCAACGCGTGCCTGTACCTTCTCGAACATTTTGACGGCCCAGATCACGTCAACGTGGGTACCGGTGTCGATCACAGCATCAGCGAGATTGCCGAGATGGTTGCCGCCGCGGTTGGCTATGCGGGCGAAACGCGCTGGGACCAAACGAAACCGGACGGAACGCCGCGCAAGCTGCTGGACGTCTCAGCGTTACGAGGCCTGGGATGGCAGCCCAAAATCTCCCTGCGCGACGGCATTGAGGCAACGGTGGCGTGGTACCGTGCGAACGCAGCTGCGGCCCGGCAATAG
- the gmd gene encoding GDP-mannose 4,6-dehydratase gives MKRALITGITGQDGSYLAELLLGKGYEVHGLIRRASTFNTSRIDHLYIDPHESGARLLLHYGDLTDGTRLVTLLSTIDPDEVYNLAAQSHVRVSFDEPVHTGDTTGMGSIRLLEAVRLSRIDCRFYQASSSEMFGASPPPQNEQTPFYPRSPYGAAKVFSYWATRNYREAYGLFAVNGILFNHESPRRGETFVTRKITRAVARIKAGDQSDVYLGNLDAVRDWGYAPEYVEGMWRMLQAPEPDDFVLATGRGYSVREFAQTAFEHAGLDWQKYVKFDDRYLRPTEVDSLIGDATKAAQSLGWKASVHSGELARIMVEADIAALECDGKPWIDKPVLAGWK, from the coding sequence ATGAAGCGAGCGCTCATAACCGGAATCACCGGACAGGACGGCTCGTATCTTGCCGAGCTGCTGCTAGGTAAGGGATACGAGGTCCACGGGCTCATCCGTCGAGCTTCGACGTTCAATACCTCCCGGATCGATCATCTCTACATCGATCCACATGAATCGGGTGCGCGACTGCTCTTGCACTACGGCGACCTCACCGACGGCACCCGATTGGTCACTTTGCTCAGCACCATCGATCCCGACGAGGTTTACAACCTTGCTGCGCAGTCGCACGTGCGTGTCAGCTTTGACGAACCGGTGCACACCGGCGATACCACGGGCATGGGATCGATCCGACTGCTCGAGGCCGTTCGCCTCTCTCGAATCGACTGCCGCTTTTACCAGGCATCCTCGTCGGAGATGTTCGGTGCGTCGCCACCACCGCAGAACGAGCAGACACCATTTTATCCGCGCTCACCATACGGCGCGGCAAAAGTCTTCTCTTACTGGGCGACACGCAACTACCGAGAAGCGTACGGTTTGTTCGCGGTGAACGGCATCTTGTTCAATCACGAATCGCCCAGGCGCGGCGAAACATTCGTGACCCGAAAGATCACGCGAGCAGTTGCGCGCATCAAAGCCGGCGACCAGTCAGATGTCTATCTAGGCAACCTCGATGCCGTTCGTGACTGGGGGTACGCGCCAGAATATGTCGAGGGTATGTGGCGGATGCTGCAGGCTCCTGAGCCCGATGACTTCGTCCTGGCGACAGGTCGTGGTTACAGCGTGCGCGAGTTTGCCCAGACCGCATTCGAACATGCCGGCCTCGACTGGCAAAAGTATGTGAAATTTGACGACCGCTATCTGCGTCCCACCGAAGTCGATTCACTGATCGGCGATGCCACCAAAGCCGCCCAGTCGCTCGGATGGAAGGCTTCCGTGCACAGTGGCGAATTGGCGCGGATCATGGTCGAGGCGGACATCGCCGCTTTGGAATGCGACGGAAAGCCATGGATCGACAAGCCGGTCCTCGCCGGCTGGAAATGA
- the rfbF gene encoding glucose-1-phosphate cytidylyltransferase, with amino-acid sequence MKAVLLAGGFGTRLSEETTIRPKPMVEIGGRPILWHIMKLYSHHGIHDFIVCCGYKGYVIKEYFANYFLHMSDVTFDMSANKMEVHRHHAEPWRVTLVDTGENTLTGGRLKRVEAYIRDDEAFCFTYGDGLSDVNIGASVEFHRQHGRRATVTAVLPPGRYGALECAGEQVTGFVEKPRGDGGLINGGFFVLSPSVLDYIEGDQTSWEGPPLTRLAADGEMMAFEHSGFWQPMDTLRDKNMLEELWSSGEAPWKCWN; translated from the coding sequence ATGAAAGCCGTATTGTTGGCCGGCGGGTTTGGTACTCGCCTGAGCGAAGAAACCACGATCCGCCCCAAACCCATGGTGGAGATCGGCGGACGGCCAATCCTATGGCACATCATGAAGCTCTACTCCCACCACGGTATCCACGATTTTATTGTGTGTTGCGGTTACAAGGGGTATGTGATCAAGGAATATTTCGCCAATTATTTCCTCCACATGTCGGACGTCACTTTTGATATGTCCGCCAACAAGATGGAAGTCCACCGGCACCATGCGGAGCCCTGGCGAGTGACGCTGGTGGATACGGGTGAGAACACCCTTACGGGCGGGCGCCTCAAGCGAGTGGAAGCCTACATCCGGGATGACGAAGCGTTTTGCTTTACCTATGGTGACGGGCTGAGCGACGTGAACATCGGCGCGAGCGTCGAATTCCACCGCCAACACGGCCGCCGCGCCACGGTTACCGCGGTGCTCCCGCCGGGACGTTATGGGGCCCTGGAGTGCGCCGGTGAACAAGTAACGGGCTTTGTCGAGAAGCCGCGAGGTGATGGCGGCCTCATCAATGGCGGATTTTTCGTCCTGTCGCCCTCGGTACTCGATTACATTGAGGGCGACCAGACCTCGTGGGAAGGCCCACCCTTGACCCGTCTCGCTGCCGATGGCGAAATGATGGCCTTCGAGCATTCCGGCTTCTGGCAGCCCATGGACACGCTGCGGGACAAGAACATGCTCGAAGAACTCTGGAGTAGCGGCGAAGCGCCGTGGAAATGCTGGAATTGA